DNA from Polaribacter sp. NJDZ03:
AAAACAAATATTCACTCATTCTTAGTCCGTTTTTAAAGGCCTCGTGATAAGCTGCTCCAGTAGCATTGTAATCTTTTACAAAGAAAAAAGACTTCGCTTTTAAGACTAGTAATAATGGGTTTTTAGGATTTAAAGCCAAACCTCGTTCTACACAAATCTCTATTGTTTTTTTATTTTTTGAATAATAGTATGATGAATTTCCTATTAACATATATTGATGCTGTGCTAATTGCCAACCCGAATTAGCCAATGCTATCATATAATTCTCATACTCGCTAAAATTGGTATAGTTTTCTTCTGGAAATACAGGCTCTTTTGGTGCAGCTAAAATTTGAGAAACCATATCGTACATCATAAAAGATTTGGCATAATCCGCTAATAAAAAACGTGTGGTATCTGTCAATTCTAAATGTCGCCATTCTGAAATCCATTGTTTTTTATTATCGATAGACTTATTGCTCCATAAAGTCAATTGAATACGCGCTAAATTTTGATCTGCTTGGTCTAAATTATCATCAAATTGTAAGGGAGTTAAAATTTCTTTACGATGTGTATCTGATGCTAAGTTTAATAATTCATAAGCATCTGCTGCTTCATTAGAAATACGTAATTGTTCTATACGAGCAGTTTTCACCTCCCAAAGTAAAAACCGAGCTTCTGTTAACGCAGGATAACATTCTAAAATATATTTTAACGTACTAATTGCTTCTTCAAATCGTTGTTCTTCTTGTAACTTTAGAGCATAATGTATGTGTAAGGTTTCGTTATACGGATATGTCATTAATGCCTTTTCATACACCCATTCTTCACAGTGTTTATAGTAACTACAAACATATTCATAATCTGAAGGTAAAACTTCATTTATATTGATTAAAGCTTGTAAATAAGACTCTAAAACGGGCATATTTAGTTCTTCAAAAACTCCAATATAAAGCATATACATGCGATAATATCTGGCAGTATCTGCAGGATAACTCTCTCCTAATATTTCAATATTTTCTTGAATATTGGCCATAATAGGTTGCATAGGAACATATAGATTCGCTTTATAAAGTTCTTCTGCACGCGCTATTTGTGTGATAACTTCTTGTCTTGTTAAACTCATTTTTCCCATGTTTTAAACCAATCGGCATGTTCTATATATAAGCGTTGGTAGCATTCCCAAAGTGTTTCCATTCCAGGGAATTTACTAACATCTTGTTCTGTTGCTCCTAAAACATACTCATCTCCCAAACATACATTTCTATGAAATTCTCCCCAACTAGAAAAAGTTGATTTTATAGTGTCATTCGCTTCTTCTAAACGTAAAACCATTTCTCTTGTATCAATAAATCCTAATACATGCCCTAAGCGTATTTGAAAAATATAATACGCCATTTCATACCCAATTAATTTTTGCTTTTTTAGACTAAAACGATATTTCCAAACCATTTTATAAATACCTTTCGTTTTTGGGTTTTCTTCGGCATTGTATTTTGCATCAAAATCTCTTGTGGTACTCATTCGGAATTCTATTGCTAGTTTTTCGAATGCATTAGAAACCATTTCTCCGTTTTCATAACGCTGTAAACTATTACGCAAATGCAAACCAGATTTTATGCCATATAAACTTAAAAGTCGTTTTGCTTGCTTCACATGCATTTGGTTTTCTAAATCGAAACCAGACCAACTTTTTAAGTCGGCACTTTTATAATTTTTCTTCAAAATCAAGGCCGATAAATTTAATTGGTCTTGTATTTTTGGTGTTATTTCTTGTGTCATTATCTAAGCTTTTAAATGGTCAACTAGTTCTAATAAAGCCTTTGTTAAATCTTCTGAATAGGCTCCAGATTTTGCCATCGATTTTAATCCCATTCCGTATGATGGTGCCATTTTAGTTCCTTTTACCAAATGCACAAATAAACTTCTACAAAGTGTTCCGTACGTTTCTTGTTCCGTTTTTGGCGCTAAATTTGTATCGAGTAAAGTCATATAAAGAGCCTGAATAAACTTAGCTTCAATTCCTGTTTTATCATTAGCTAACCAAACTTTAAATTCTTCTATTTTTTCATCTAAAGGCTCTAAAAGTTTAGTGTCGAAACTTCCGTTTTCCTTATAATTTTCTAGATTATAAAGTACAGCATCTACATATTTTTGGTTAATTTCTTTAACTTCCATTTCAACATTAATAGTTTGCAACTCTGCTGCAATACTTTCAATTTCTGTTTGAGGTTCTCCTTTAAAATGAAAATGATAAAAACCATCAATAGCGGCTAATAATTCTTCTTGATACGTAAAACACGCTATAACACTTCTGCTGTAATCAGTAAGGTATTTTACCGTGTTTGTATTTAATTTTTCTTTATTTAATGTCTTTAGAAAATCGGTTAAATACGTGTCAATTTGCATCGAAATGTAACCTAACATGCCGTTGTCTTTTTCTTTGAGTTTACATTTTCTATGAAAAGTGATAATTCTATTTATAGCTCTATCTAAAAAGTAACTCACATCGTCTTCTCTAGAATTAAAATAGTTTGCTGTACGAACACCTTGCGTGTCTAAAACATCTGAAATCCAAACGGCTTCTTGTCTAGAACTATAATAAAAATCGCCTAAATAGTTAAACCAAGCTTGAATAATATTTAAGTTTAAAGGACACTCTTCATTAACATAATGTCCTTTTGCAAAATTGTTACAAAGATCGGTAACGCAAGCATCAATGTTTTTTAGTGCCCAAATTTCGTTTACACGCGTAAAATTACCTGGCTCTACACATAAATTAGCTAATGTTTCTACAATAAAAGGTAAGTTTTCTTTTCTGATTTCATCGCTAACATCTCTTGTTGAATAAGCGATTTCTATCAAATATAATTGTAAAACTTCTTGTTGTTCTGCGTTGTATAAAGTTAATAACTCTTCGCGAGCATCATAAAAAGTGAGAATTAAAAACTGATTTAATGGAATTTTAATGCCTTCTTTTATAAAGTCTTGAAGAAAACCTTTTAAGTTGTCTTTATTCCGATAAACATTTTGAATTAAAAATGAACCTGTCATTTGAAAATCTTTGTGATTATAACGCATTACAGGAAATTGTCCTTTTCTGTCTTTAATCAATAAATCTGAAAATATGGTATTAAAGGTTTCTGTCTGATTTTTAACACCTGTTTTAGGATGACATCTATCAAACCAAAACGGAATGAATTGTAACGGAAGTGCTTCTACCCTATTTTCTGTAAGAATTAACTTACCGTAATCTTTAAAAGCTTCTGTATAAAAATTACTTCCGCCATCGGCGTTTAACCAATCTACAAAACGTAAATAGCAAACATCTAATTGTTCTTGTGGAATATTTTTATCACGATTATTAAATAATAAAACATCGCCTGAATACCATAGCATTCTAGGACCTAATGCGGCAATTAACGGATGAAAACCTTCGGTAGTTTTTAGATTTAACAATTCTAAACTAGTTACTTCTAAGTAAATAATGCGCTCTTTTATCGCTTTATGTGCTTCGTAAATAAGTTGTAAATCATTGTAATAAAAAGCAGCTAATTCTGTACTAAACCAAGGCAACATTAAATCGTATGCACCTTTAACATACACACGACCTACAGGTAATATTTTATGAAATTCTGAAATAAATTTATGCCAATTATTATCAAAAAAATGTTCTATAAAAGCATTGTCTATCTTAAACGGAAAAGTAGTTATGGTTTTATCTGCATTGACAACCGAATACGTTTCGTTTAAAATTTGATATCGAATGCAATACTGAATTAAAAAATCTGAACTCAGCACATCTCTAATATCAAAAATTCTGTAAACTAAAAAGCGAGCCACACAAAGAGAAGCCTTAGATTCACTTTGTACCAACATTTTTAAAACCTTAAAAAATTGCGTTTTCAAATCTTCAGAAACAGCATCGGTTTGTAAATAACTGAGATTGAAATATAAAAATTCTAGGAGCTTATTAGTGCTTTTTTCATCCGGATAAAATCCTTTTTCTAACAATGGAATCCAAGATGCAATAAGCGATAATCCTTCTTTTTCATTTGCAAAAATAGCAGGATGAAAATAAATAAGTTGTGCTACTTTTTCTGTAAAATCAGCTTTTACACCCTCTGTATTATAATTGTTTTTTGTATTTTGATAAACATCAGTATCAGTAATGTTCATTAATTCTAAAACTTGAAGTATTGCTTTTACTTCAGAAGCATCTAAAGATGACATCTCTAATTTCGGAACTATTTTCTCTTTAAAAATCGCAGACATTTGCTGGGTGTTATTCAAATTATATTGTAATCAATTTTATTCTTTTGGGAAGATTTTATTCGACGAAAAACCATTCATTCTCTTCAATTTCTCCTTCGTTACCCATTAAACTTTTTAGAAAAGTATTTAGGTCTTCAGCTTCTATATATGCAATTTCTTGATCGGCTCCAAAACGAATAATTTGTCCGGCTTTTCCTTTTGTATTTGGCGCGAAATCGAAAGCTAAAAAATTTCCATTTTCTAAATCGAAAAACGGAATCCAATAAGGTGTCGTGTACATTAATAACGCTTTTCCTTGGTTTGTAGAATAGGTATCTAACAAGTCTTCTTGCGTCCAATCATCATAACATTTTTTCCAATCTTTCCATTTCTTATAAATATCTTCTGCACCCATTATGGCACATCTATCAATCCCATTATGCAACGTTAAGTATTCCTTTATTATTGCAGGAAAAGGAAAACTAGCTTCTTTTTCAAATTGAGCATAAATGGCATCATTGTTCTTTGGTGGGTGTATTGTTAAACCTTTTTCTGCAATTAAAGCATTAAAAGATTGTTTTACTTCTTCTAAATTAATTTTAGCTTCTAACTGAATAAAAGGTGTTAAAAAATCTACTTTTTCTTTTGCTAATTTTTCTGCTATAAATTGATCAGGAATAAATTGATCAATAAAAGCGCCTGTATTTTCTTGAAAAGTGATATTCTTTATATTAGAAACAGGTTGAGAGCTATACAAACTCGTACTAAAATTGTAAATAGATGGAACAAATTTTTTAGTTACGTCATCACTTTTAAAACGCTGAATATTTATAAACCATTCTTCAAATATTGGCGTATTTTCTATTTCAAAAGTAGCAACAGTTCTGTCTTCTAAAAATCCAATACCGTAGAATTTTTTACTAGATTTATAATCTGGTGTAACAAGTGAGAGTTTGAATATTTTTTTACCAGAGCGAGTTTCAATAGCATCTATAATTGCATCTCTAAACGTAAAAGAATTCTTGTAATGTTTTGGATCTTCAAGAATAGAAAGTGTGTTTATTTGTATAGGTTCAAAGTTAAAATCGTTCCATTTCAACAATTTAAAGTCTTCAGAATATTGGATACTATTGTTCATTTTCTCTTTTGTTTTAATACTGCTAAGGTACTTTGCAATACTAAAATTTTTATCACTGAAACTAATGATTTTTTGAACTACGGAATACACTCCGTAAAAAACGAACACATATTATTTTACTTAAATTATTCATTAAGTAGCTTAATATTCTGGCGTTTTGGGCCATAACTTCCATGAACAGTATTGAATTTTACATCTAATTTTTGAAGTAAATACTCGTAAGAAAAACTAGGCAATTGATCGATACAAGTAATCATTAAATTTTTCTCAATTTTTAAATCCTGATGATGAATTGCATCAGAACTTAAGGCGTAATTTAATAATTCAGCATCTAAATCTTGCGTTCTAAATTCCCCCTGAAATTCATTTGTAACATTTGCTTCATTTTCATTATTCTGCAGTGTTACAGATTCTGTTTTAGACATTGGTCCGTTTCCGTGTCTTGTTTGATAACAACGTGTAACGTAAAAAACAGCTATTTCTGCATCCTCTCCTAAATGCGTTTTTATAAGCTGAATCGCATTTTTAGAAGTGGTGTAACTCCACGTTGTATGCGGATGAAAACCATGTTGTGTATCTAATAAAATTCCTTGGCTGCCTTCAAAAATAAAATGTTCGAATATTGTTTTTAAATCTGAAAGAGTCTTTAAATTATAAAATTTCTGAATAGAGAAACAACTTTCTATAAAATACGCTTCGTTATAATCCTTTAGTTCGTTTTTGTAATATTCCTGAACTCTTTTTGGTTGACTTTCTAACTTCGTTTCATAGTAATTTTTGATACTAATTAAACGTTGTTTTAAAACCCAATTAAACTGCAAATCGTTGGCATACAAATAAACTTCTTCTTTATTTCTAGCAATGGTTGTACCAAAACCCAAACCACAAGAACCGTGATTTTGTTGCTTTTCTATGGCTCTATTAAAAGCAATATCATAAAAAGTAGTAATCATCGCAAGAGGATGAAAATACAGTTTTGGTTTATATTTTTTTAAGAAGTTCCCTTCGTCTAAAATAGCTGGTGGAAAAAGTGTCGTATGCTCTGAATAATACGTTGGAACACCCAATAATGTTCCTGAACCAAAATTACTAAACGTATGCGTAAGTGCCTCTGTACTTACGGTATGCCCAATTTGGTGTCCTCCAGAAAACCGAACCACTAAACTTTCTTTAGGATTTTTTGATGCCAGAAAATCGGTCGTTAAACCTTTTCCAGCATCACCAAAACCTAAATCTATAACAATACTACATTTTGTCATTTATAACATATTTTCTACTTCTATATCATCAGAAGAAGTATTGGTGTTTGTGGTTGCACTAAATGGTTTATGATTTTGAATCACCTCTTGTGCAATACGTTTTGCTACGGTTTTAAAGTCTTCAATTTCTATAAAATTACCTCCTAAAAGCGCTTTCCAATTTCCTTTTCGGTAATCTCTTTTAGACCATTCATTATGCTCTAAATGCATATGAAATACATTATACTTTTCTTGAGCTTCCTTAATAATGTTTTCTGTAGTAATTGTTTCTGCTTCTTCTACGCAGGTGTATCTTTTAATAATTTCTGCCGGAATAGTAGGAAAAACATGTTCATCACCAATAGTAAATAAAAAACCTTTTTGCTTCCTTTTTTCCCAACAATCAATCGAAGTATGACGTGCAGCAAACAAATGCGCCAAATTGTATCCTTCTTGATTGTTTCCGCCACCGCCACCTTCTAAATACACACGCGTTAACCAACGGTCTAACAATTCTGCAGAAGATTCAAACTGACCAACTTGTAAAGGAGCAGCATCATAAATAAAATCTCCAATCCCTAAAAATAATACTTGTGGATCTTCAATTCCTGCTTCCATTAAAGAACCTATAAGGTCTGGCAATGCTTCTTTTACAATATGTTCTGGCACAAATCCCATACTCCCGGTAACATCTAATGCCACAATAATAGATACCGTTTCTGGATGCTCTTCAGAATCTCTAGATTCTCTAACAAGTGCTTTTACAGGATCCATTTCTGCATCTATATTTCTAGACGTAAATATCTCTTCTCTAGACTTGTTGCTATAGTCTTTTGATTTTCTTAATTTTTTATAAGCGTCGTTACTAAATCTTCCTCCTCCCATAATTATAATTCGTTTATGATTCCGCCAAATAAATGCGTGTATCGCTTTTTGGCTAATTCTAATTTAATTTCTAAGTTTCTAATCTTTACAGACATTTCTAAGTCTTTTGCTACATAATCTTTTGCATCAAAATCGGATGCTAGAACCAAACTGTTTGCGTCTGTCGGACTCATGTCTAACATGTTTTCTTGTTCGCGTTTTAAGCGTTTTAATGACAAGGCTAAATCTTCAGTTTCACGTTTGTACATTAATTGCACATCTTCTGCAATGGCACTTGCACGATCGTCTCTTATTTTTTCGTTGTTGCGCTTTAATGAATCTAAAAAAGCTGCACTTTTAATTTTATCTTCCATCAAATATATTTTCACCAAAATTATAGGTAACTCTTCATTTTTTTATCCCTGAAAAGGGTGATTTATTTTTAATAGATCTATAAAATCACTGAAATCAGGCAGTAAAATTTTTAACCAAGTAATTACCTTTGATGATTAAAAAAACTACTGATGACAACCATACATTTAACTTCAACTGATTTAAAAATTAATTCAGTTTCTATAGAGTTTCCTATTTCTATAAACACTTTAAAAAAATGTTTAGATGATAATTACAGAATAACTAAAGGAAAAAGAAATACTGTTTTTACTTGGGATGAATTAGGGCTTTTAGGTTATTCTAAAAATGGTGAGCTCATTGAATCACTCACTTTAGAATTAGAACGAGAGACGTACGATTTCTCTTCTAAAAACAAATTCTCTGGAACATGCTACTTTAATAATCAAGAGATTACCAATTATTATAAAACACATAAAGAAGAACGTTTAGCACTTTTTAAAGATGATGATTCTGGCGCATTAGCTATAAATGATATTTGTGCTTGGTTTAATGTTGATGAAGAAGAAACGATAAAAGCGATTGAAATAAGTACATACAAACCTTATGTGCGTTGGCTAGGTATTCCGGATGATAAATATAGTATTAAACCTTTAAAGGAAGAGGAAATTACTTTTGTAGACTTTGGCTTTAAACTGTCTATTATAGAAGAATTAATGTATATGAAAGGCTTACTAGAACCTAAATTCGACATTTATGAATTTGCAGATTGGTATAGAGATCGTAAAATAGATATTGATGAAGAAGGTTACGAACCTATAGCAGAAGTGGTACAATATTTTAAAGATTTACCAATTCCGAAACGTTTGGCTACAGAAATCACAGACATTTATCAAGATGGCGGAAACGATATTTATATGAACCTCTCCCCTTTTTCTGGTGGTGGTGAAGATGATTGGGATATGGAAACTGCTGTTGATGCAAAACAATTTCCTAACCTTAAAAAAGCAACCTTATGTTACGCTAAAGATTGTGTTTATGACGAATTTGAAAAAATGGGTATTGAAGCAGAGTCTTTATAATTGGATTACCAATAATTAAAAAAAAGCACACTTAATTGATGTACTTTTTTTTTGCCTTTTAGCACGCTAAAAACTCTAAACTAAAATCTACTATTTTTAAATATCATTAATTTCAGTGATAAACAAAAAGCACATTCCCTCTAATTTTGTCTAACAATATAAAAAACAAAAAAAGTTATGGGATTAACAATTTCAAGTGGAATATTAGCAGATTTTAAAGAAAATGAGCCAGAAGGTTACGAGGCTTATAAAGTCATTTTTGAGAATATAAATACAATATTAGTTAAAAATGGTGTAGCACCTTACACAGAACCAGATACCCTAGAAGGAAAGACTTTATCTACTGGCGGATTTTCTTATGGTTTTTTACATCATTTAAGACGTTTTGCAGCCCACGTTTGGGAGAATAAAGATAATGAGAATTGGGATTGGGTACCAACACCTTTTTCTCCGGAAGAAGAACCACAAGGTGATGCAGTTTTAGAAGATCAATATTCTTATTTATCTAGCCACCTTTTAACACATTCAGATTCAGAAGGTTTTTATATTCCTGTAGAATTGCCAGAAGTTCTTTACGATACAGATGAGGCTCCTGTTCCTGGTGCAATGATTGGTTCTTCTTACGATCTTTTAAGAGAATTAAAAAGTCTTACAAAGCATTTAGGTATCACTTTAAATGAAAATGATATTATATCTAATTTACCAGAATTGAATGAGAAAATTAAAAACGAAGGTGATTTTTGGATTGAAACATTGGTTTGTGCTACTCTTTTAGATGCAGCTAAATTTAGTATCAATAACAAAACAGCAATTGTTTTTAATTAAATAGTAACCTCTTTTAACTTTAGGTTCTCTCCAAAAAAGAAAAAATAGTACAAATGAAATTCACAGACAAGAGTAAAGAAAATATCAAACAAGAATGGAATTTATTAGGAAGCAAATATGCTTTTGATGTAAATGAAATGGTGAAGTTTGGTGAAACGAACGGATGGGAAAATTGGAAAGGAGAAGAACCTAAAGACGAAAGGGATCATTTAGCAGATGCTATTTATCAGCTTTTAAAAGAAGCTAATAAAAATAATACGGTTACTCAATTTAGAAATGATTTTCCGCCTGCGCACACGCCTTTCATCAAATTTTTGCAAGATAAAGGGCAAAGTATAGCCCAATTACATTTTATAACTGAGCAGAAAATTGTGTTTTTAGTAGGTACAGCGTATCAAAAAAGGCAAGCATATCTTCTTAAAAATGATACAATTACAGAACTTGATGACGCTATTAGTGCTATAGGAAAATCTAAAAAGAATAACGTTTTTGCAATTGTTTCTAATCATAAAATAGTAACA
Protein-coding regions in this window:
- a CDS encoding adenylosuccinate synthetase, with the protein product MTKCSIVIDLGFGDAGKGLTTDFLASKNPKESLVVRFSGGHQIGHTVSTEALTHTFSNFGSGTLLGVPTYYSEHTTLFPPAILDEGNFLKKYKPKLYFHPLAMITTFYDIAFNRAIEKQQNHGSCGLGFGTTIARNKEEVYLYANDLQFNWVLKQRLISIKNYYETKLESQPKRVQEYYKNELKDYNEAYFIESCFSIQKFYNLKTLSDLKTIFEHFIFEGSQGILLDTQHGFHPHTTWSYTTSKNAIQLIKTHLGEDAEIAVFYVTRCYQTRHGNGPMSKTESVTLQNNENEANVTNEFQGEFRTQDLDAELLNYALSSDAIHHQDLKIEKNLMITCIDQLPSFSYEYLLQKLDVKFNTVHGSYGPKRQNIKLLNE
- a CDS encoding DUF1266 domain-containing protein; the encoded protein is MTQEITPKIQDQLNLSALILKKNYKSADLKSWSGFDLENQMHVKQAKRLLSLYGIKSGLHLRNSLQRYENGEMVSNAFEKLAIEFRMSTTRDFDAKYNAEENPKTKGIYKMVWKYRFSLKKQKLIGYEMAYYIFQIRLGHVLGFIDTREMVLRLEEANDTIKSTFSSWGEFHRNVCLGDEYVLGATEQDVSKFPGMETLWECYQRLYIEHADWFKTWEK
- a CDS encoding SMI1/KNR4 family protein; translated protein: MNNSIQYSEDFKLLKWNDFNFEPIQINTLSILEDPKHYKNSFTFRDAIIDAIETRSGKKIFKLSLVTPDYKSSKKFYGIGFLEDRTVATFEIENTPIFEEWFINIQRFKSDDVTKKFVPSIYNFSTSLYSSQPVSNIKNITFQENTGAFIDQFIPDQFIAEKLAKEKVDFLTPFIQLEAKINLEEVKQSFNALIAEKGLTIHPPKNNDAIYAQFEKEASFPFPAIIKEYLTLHNGIDRCAIMGAEDIYKKWKDWKKCYDDWTQEDLLDTYSTNQGKALLMYTTPYWIPFFDLENGNFLAFDFAPNTKGKAGQIIRFGADQEIAYIEAEDLNTFLKSLMGNEGEIEENEWFFVE